A single genomic interval of Spirosoma linguale DSM 74 harbors:
- a CDS encoding metalloendopeptidase, glycoprotease family (KEGG: pca:Pcar_1850 putative O-sialoglycoprotein endopeptidase~TIGRFAM: metalloendopeptidase, glycoprotease family~PFAM: peptidase M22 glycoprotease) — protein MNILAIESSCDETSAAVLVNGHILSNVIATQLIHEQYGGVVPELASRAHQQHILPVVERALADANLPKSELSAIAFTRGPGLLGSLLVGTSFAKAMALGLNIPLIEVNHMQAHVLAHFIETRQPTFPFLCLTVSGGHTQIVRIDAPLDMRVMGQTLDDAVGEAFDKSAKLLGLPYPGGPLIDKYAKEGNPLAYKFPMSEMPNLDFSFSGIKTAIMYFLRDNMRTNPEFINQHLADICASIQHTLVQMLLAKLKRAARETGITEIAVAGGVSANSGLRTALTKLGEEQGWNIYIPKFEYCTDNAAMIAMAAKFKYEQGDFTPQTVSPLPRMSM, from the coding sequence GTGAACATTTTAGCCATTGAGTCTTCCTGCGACGAAACGTCGGCGGCTGTATTAGTCAACGGGCATATACTATCGAACGTAATTGCCACCCAGTTAATTCATGAACAATACGGAGGAGTTGTCCCTGAATTGGCCTCAAGGGCACACCAGCAACATATTTTGCCGGTTGTTGAGCGGGCATTAGCCGACGCAAATCTACCAAAAAGTGAGTTATCGGCCATTGCGTTCACCCGTGGACCCGGTTTGCTGGGCTCCCTACTGGTTGGAACATCCTTTGCCAAAGCGATGGCTCTGGGCCTGAATATCCCGCTCATCGAGGTCAATCATATGCAGGCGCACGTATTGGCGCACTTTATCGAGACACGCCAGCCAACGTTCCCGTTCCTGTGCCTGACGGTGAGCGGGGGGCACACACAGATCGTGCGCATCGACGCTCCCCTCGATATGCGTGTTATGGGCCAAACGCTGGACGATGCCGTAGGAGAGGCCTTCGATAAATCGGCAAAATTACTGGGCTTGCCTTATCCCGGCGGGCCGTTGATCGACAAGTACGCCAAAGAAGGGAACCCGCTGGCCTACAAGTTTCCAATGAGCGAAATGCCCAATCTGGATTTCTCATTCAGCGGCATTAAAACGGCGATCATGTACTTTTTGCGCGACAACATGAGAACTAACCCCGAGTTTATAAACCAGCACCTGGCCGACATCTGCGCTAGTATCCAGCACACTTTGGTACAGATGTTACTGGCTAAACTGAAGCGAGCCGCCCGCGAAACCGGAATTACCGAAATAGCCGTGGCCGGTGGCGTATCGGCCAACAGCGGGCTGCGAACGGCGCTGACAAAACTTGGCGAAGAACAGGGCTGGAACATCTACATTCCCAAGTTCGAATACTGTACCGACAATGCCGCTATGATTGCGATGGCCGCAAAATTCAAATACGAACAGGGCGATTTTACGCCCCAGACCGTAAGCCCGTTGCCACGAATGAGTATGTAA